From Rhododendron vialii isolate Sample 1 chromosome 10a, ASM3025357v1, the proteins below share one genomic window:
- the LOC131302531 gene encoding probable prolyl 4-hydroxylase 3, producing the protein MMGEEISGLKSSLRSQELPFTIISCARTSSGTFLARGRDKIVQTIEKRIADFTLIPIEHGEGLQILHYEVGQKFEPHHDYFQNEFSIKNGGQRMATVLMYLSDVEEGGETVFPAAKGNVSAVELSQSGKKGLSVKPKMGDALLFWSMKPDGTLDSLSLHGACPVIKGNKWSSTKWLHVGEFKAY; encoded by the exons ATGATGGGAGAGGAGATCAGTGGGTTGAAGTCATCTCTTCGGAGCCAAGAGCTTCCATTTACCATAATTTCTTG TGCACGTACGAGCTCTGGTACATTTCTGGCTAGAGGGCGAGATAAAATAGTCCAAACCATTGAGAAAAGAATTGCAGATTTCACTTTAATCCCCATAG AGCATGGCGAAGGGCTTCAAATTCTGCACTACGAGGTGGGCCAAAAGTTTGAGCCTCACCATGACTACTTTCAGAACGAGTTTAGCATTAAGAATGGTGGTCAACGGATGGCTACCGTTCTAATGTACCT CTCAGATGTAGAAGAAGGGGGTGAGACAGTGTTCCCTGCTGCCAAAGGAAATGTTAGTGCTGTTGAACTGTCTCAATCTGGAAAGAAGGGACTTTCCGTTAAACCAAAGATGGGTGATGCTTTGCTTTTCTGGAGCATGAAACCTGATGGAACTCTAGATTCTTTAAGCTTGCACG GTGCTTGCCCGGTCATTAAAGGGAATAAGTGGTCTTCTACAAAATGGCTGCACGTCGGCGAATTCAAGGCTTATTAA